One genomic window of Candidatus Zixiibacteriota bacterium includes the following:
- a CDS encoding efflux RND transporter periplasmic adaptor subunit yields the protein MKISSKPFTLLLYIILLSLLAFSGCTSQSETGPEQAAIEVDAHAGHNHGPGEHHAGEPVDAHAGHDHFTGEQSDTNSSAVADWCALHLVPESECTLCNPKLIPKFKQTGDWCTGHDLPESHCRLCNPGIEFPQEKQFIKLSDSPNGDQIEVSLFRSNTNICATNGALIQFASKSTVKKAGLTTQVVRAETLESVIEAPAEVVFDETRMNVVSSTVRAVAEKWLISPGDYVNPGDELVVLQSPEIASLEANLLKAKAAYDVQASELKRHKKLKMKNLISTSEYETQAALTDQALAELASIKGLLKSAGLHETDIKRVIDTQEISNRFILRARSEGVVVKRSAQIGDLLQAGQSYAMISDPRAMWVEAQLTESQLKRVNLDQRVVFTSDGYGMNRVGAKIIWISRYLDPHTRTGVVRAEIVDPQAGLSAGEFGVVTIADLQDVEAVLVHRDAVQWEGCCNVVFVRESDIRYRPRKVNLLGSLGEFYQVQGDLQAGDRIIVNGAFLLKTELKKSSIGAGCCGLEPVG from the coding sequence ATGAAAATATCATCAAAGCCATTTACGCTCTTGTTGTATATCATTTTACTTTCGCTGTTAGCATTTTCCGGCTGTACCTCACAGTCTGAAACAGGACCGGAGCAGGCAGCTATTGAAGTTGATGCTCATGCCGGTCACAATCATGGACCTGGCGAGCATCATGCAGGAGAACCGGTTGATGCTCATGCCGGTCATGATCATTTTACTGGCGAACAATCAGATACGAACAGCTCCGCCGTCGCTGACTGGTGTGCTCTGCATCTTGTACCGGAATCGGAATGCACGCTCTGTAATCCAAAGCTTATTCCCAAATTCAAGCAAACTGGAGACTGGTGTACCGGCCATGATCTGCCTGAATCGCACTGCCGGTTGTGCAACCCGGGAATCGAATTTCCCCAGGAAAAACAGTTTATTAAATTGTCGGATAGCCCGAACGGAGATCAAATAGAGGTTTCCCTGTTCAGGTCAAATACCAACATCTGCGCCACTAACGGCGCATTAATCCAGTTTGCATCAAAAAGCACCGTGAAGAAGGCAGGACTGACAACCCAGGTAGTCCGCGCGGAGACGCTGGAGTCCGTCATTGAAGCTCCGGCCGAGGTTGTGTTCGATGAAACCCGCATGAATGTGGTATCCTCAACTGTAAGGGCTGTGGCTGAGAAGTGGTTGATTTCTCCCGGAGATTATGTCAATCCGGGTGATGAGCTTGTGGTTTTGCAGTCACCTGAGATTGCCAGCCTGGAAGCGAATCTGCTAAAAGCAAAAGCCGCTTATGATGTTCAAGCCTCGGAACTGAAACGTCATAAAAAGCTGAAAATGAAAAACCTGATAAGCACCAGTGAGTATGAAACTCAGGCGGCCCTTACCGATCAAGCCCTGGCAGAATTGGCCAGCATCAAAGGACTGCTGAAATCTGCCGGACTGCATGAGACCGATATAAAACGAGTTATCGACACCCAAGAGATCTCCAACAGGTTTATACTGAGAGCCAGGTCCGAAGGCGTTGTTGTCAAGCGTTCCGCGCAGATAGGCGATCTGCTTCAGGCCGGTCAGTCCTATGCCATGATTTCCGATCCACGGGCGATGTGGGTCGAAGCTCAGCTCACGGAAAGCCAGCTTAAACGCGTAAACCTGGATCAGAGAGTCGTTTTCACTTCCGATGGCTACGGCATGAATCGTGTCGGGGCTAAAATCATCTGGATATCAAGATATTTAGATCCGCACACCCGTACAGGTGTTGTGCGGGCGGAAATCGTCGATCCTCAGGCGGGACTCAGCGCCGGTGAGTTTGGCGTGGTGACTATTGCCGACCTTCAAGATGTCGAGGCTGTGCTCGTACACCGTGATGCGGTGCAATGGGAGGGTTGTTGCAATGTCGTCTTTGTCAGGGAAAGCGATATTAGATATCGGCCGCGAAAAGTCAATCTTCTTGGAAGCCTGGGAGAATTCTACCAGGTACAGGGAGATCTGCAGGCAGGCGACAGAATTATAGTAAATGGCGCTTTTCTGTTAAAGACAGAACTTAAAAAATCAAGTATCGGAGCGGGATGTTGCGGTCTTGAACCGGTCGGTTGA